In Chromatiaceae bacterium, the DNA window ATGGCTGCCCTTTGGGTACAATCGATAAAGTTGACGCTTGCTGGCCTAGTCATTTGGAAAAAAATGCGGAAGGTAAAGGCGCCCAGTCCTTGTCCCTTGTCTGTGCCTCCCGACTTGCCTAAGCTATATGCCAGCAAGGATACCTAACTGAGCTATGCCTTGTCCTTATCACTTCTGCTATCTAACTGAGGAATGAAACTGATGTCTGCAACCCTTGTTCGCCTGGCCCTTTTCGCCGCCCTGGTGATTTCCGCCTCTTCTGCCTTGTCGGTGACCCCAGCCGCTCCGGCTCCTGCCGCTCCAGTGGCCGCTCCTTCCCAACCGGTTAGCCCCCCTGCCCAGGCCGCTAAGTCAACCGCCGCCCAAGGATGCAAGGGCTTAACTCAAAATGACTGTGCCTCCAACCAGAGTTGTACCTGGGCGCCCGCTAGTACCAACAAGGCCGGCAAGCAAGTACCGGCCCGCTGCAAGAATATGGGGTGCAATGGCCTGGATCAGTCTGCCTGCACTGCCAAAGCCGCCTGCTCTTGGACAGAGGCCAGGACTCGCAGGGATGGCAAAGAAATTGCCGCCGCTTGCCGTACTAAGAAGTCCAAGGAGCAGCCCGCCGAGGACAAGGCTGCTAAAGTCCCTGCGCCTGCCTCTGCCATGGCTCCAACTCCGTCTCAAACCCCGATCCCGGGGGCTCAACAATCCCAATCTCAAGGTGTCGTCAAGCCATAACCCGCACTTGATGGTGGCAGCCCTCGGGCTGTCAGCATCATTTCTAACTCTGCAAAGCCGTAACCAAATATGCTTTGATCACCCGTGGACATCCTAGGGCCTGAGAACGCGTGATCCAGCGAAGAACGCCTCCAAATCACCACAGCAATCAGAGATCAGCGGCAATTTGTGGTGCTGCGACTAGGTCGTGATCACCGGGCCGACACCCGGAGTTTTGCCATGTCATGCCTGTAGCGAAGACGGATTTTATAAACGACCACCTGCTCCTGCTCCTGCTCCTGCTCCTGCTCCTGCTCCTGCTCCTGCTCCAACACTATCCTCGCTGGGCAGGAACGCTTGGCAAGGGGATCGGCCTGTAACCAGAGCGACAGGCGGTCGGGTCCAGGATAGGGCTTGAGTGTGTTCACTGCGGTTAGGCCATGCTATGGGGCTGAATTATGTCCAAGGCTAGATTGTCGTTATACTACCTTGGTCAACGAAGCTTGTTGGGCCTTGGCCTGGAAAATTGTCCGGTTAATGCCTACGCCGGGCATTGTATCTCTCCCCTCCTTGGCAACGCGTTGGTAAATGGGCATTCTACTCATGTTCCTTGGCGTATCGAGGCGTCAGGGCCGGATATCAGGGGGCTCCTGTTGGATATTAAAATTTTAATCCACCGATGGGCAACGTAGAAATGGCTATGCATTTCGAATCGGTTTACCATATCACGACCCATAAATGTGGCAGTCAATGGGTCCGTGATATCCTGACTTCACCTGAAATACATTCTGTGACGGGTTTGATCCATGCCTCGACGACACCGCGCCTTGATCAAGGATTGATGCCTGACCAGGAGAATGGATACCTCTACTCTCCCGTTTATGATCTAAATGCACTAGAGTGGCGTGGCATAGGAAAAAACGTGGGTAAGGGAATCGTTGTTCTTCGTGATCCGCGAGACGTTATTGTTTCCTTACTCTACTCCCATCTTTATAGCCATGCCTCTAGTCCGCGTGTTGATTTTAACAGAAGGCAACTCTTTGATCTGCCTAATCTGGCGTCCAGACTAAAGCTGCTTTTCCGGGATAATTTTTATAAAATACGCTTTTTTTTATCTTGGTCTAATTATGCGTCAAATGATGTATATGTCGTGCGCTACGAGGACCTCATTCAAAACCAACAGGAAGTATTTAGCAATATTTTTGAATGGCTAGGTTGGGGTCTACCTCTGGAGACGGTAGTAGCGGTTGTTGAGCGACATAGTTTTAAGCGTAGAAGTGGTCGCTCTCCGGGCGAGACGGACCTTGTTAGCCATTTTCGGCGGGGGCTTGCTGGGGATTGGAAAAATCATTTCACTCGGGATTTGGGGGAATTATGGGAAGGGCTGTACCCAGGCTTTTTGGTAAAGGTGGGCTACGAAACACGAAGTGATTGGTGGTGTCATTTACCCGAGGAGATTGGCTCTACCCCCGAAAATTGTCCTAGCCGCGAACAGGAGGAACTCGAGGCACAACGACGCCGAATCCACATTCTTGAGGCACAGACTAATGAAAAAGAGGCAGTCATTCAAGAATTAGCCCATATCTGCGCGGAACGTCTTGCCTTGATCGAGCAACTGGATATTGCCCTGAAGGAACGTAAGGATGTTCAATAAGAGATTAGATACGAATCACAATACTTCCATACCTTGGGGAAGTGAAACAATATGGGTGCTGTAAGTTTTTCAATTGATGTTAATTTGGTTAAGGCATTGGCATCTGTCCTACCTCTTGATATTTTCGTTGAAACAGGTACCTACGAGGGTGATACGGTAGATTTGGTTCGGGGTCTATTTCGAGAAGTATTTTCAGTTGAACTCTCGGAAAAATATGTCGAAAGTGCGCGTCACAGATTCAAGATTTTTCCCAATATTAATATCTTACAAGGCAATTCGCCATCCGTGCTGCACGAGCTGATTCCTAAGCTAAGGCAGCAGTCAGTACTCTTTTTCTTGGATGCGCATTGGTGCGTGGCCGAACATACGGCAGGCCAGACATCCCAATGCCCTCTGATAGAGGAGCTTAACGAAATTGGGTATCTTAATCAGGATAGTGTGATTATCATCGATGACGCGCGATTATTTCAATGTACCCCGCCTTTCCCACATGATGTAACACAATGGCCAGTATTTGCGGATGTATTGGGTGCGTTAAGGTCATTGTCCCAAACTCACACGCTGACCATAGTTAATGATTACTTCGTATATTTCCCAGTTGCCATCAGCCCGGTTGTTGAGGGATACGCAAGGGAATTTGGTATTGATTGGCTGCATGTCATCCAAGAAAGAGAACGACTGGCTAGTGAACGTGAAGAAGTGAGCCAGATTCGGCAGGACTTCGGCAGAGTATATAAGTTGATTGTTGGACCGGTTGAATATGCGAAGGGATATGATGATCGTTCTTGGACAGCCATTATCCAAGAAATTGAAAAAGCTTTATTGGTTAAAGAGCAAGAATTGATACAAAATCGCTTTCGGGCGGCTCATATCCAAGAAATTGAAAAAACTGTATTGGCTAAAGAGCAGGAATTGATACAAAAGGATAAAGTAATTCAAGAGTTGAGTTTCGCGGTGAGTGCTTATCGGATATGCCATCCATATTTAAAGCCTTTTTCATACACCTTCAGGTTTGCTCACGGTCTGACACAGTTATTCATCCCGCGGATCGGCAGGCTCGCCCACCACCCCCCCATTCCGCTTTGCCCGCCTGCCCCGTATGTCAGTAAGTATCCCCTTGAGACTTTACCGCGCATCTCGTTGGTAACACCATCATTTATGCAGGGGCAATTTATCGAGAGGACTATTAAGAGCGTATTGAGTCAAGACTATCCCAACCTCGAATATTTCGTGGAGGATGGAGGCTCTGATGATGGGTCAAGTGAAATTATTATCCGCTATGCTGATCGATTGGCAGGATATAGGTGTGGCGCCGATAAAGGACAAGCGAATGCCATTAATATGGGCTTCGCGAAATCGAAAGGCGAGATCATGTGCTGGTTGAATTCTGATGATATGCTTCTACCTGGTGCACTGGCATATGTGGGGGAATATTTTGTCCAACACCCTGAAGTGGACGTTGTCTATGGTAATCGGATTTTGATTGATGTGGATGATCGTGAGATTGGCCGTTGGGTGTTACCACCCCATAATAATCAAGTCCTGAGCTATGCCGATTTCGTTCCTCAGGAGACGCTTTTTTGGCGTCGCTCGGTATGGAATAAAGTAGGGGCATGCCTCGATGAATCTTTCCGATTCGCGCTGGATTGGGATCTTTTGCTGCGCTTCAGGGAATCGGGATCTCGCATGGTACGTCTCAGGCGATTTTTAGGTGCTTTTAGAATCCATGACTCCCAAAAAACATCTGCAGAGATAGAAGAAACCGGCTTTCAGGAAATGCAAATCTTGCGATGTCGTGCGCTTGGGATTGATGAGATTGGCCAAGGGGTAGTACATCGAGCAGTAGCCCCTTATCTACTAAGACATGTATTTCATGACCTCGCGTTTCGTGTCGAGCACCGGCTTGGATTGCTACGGACTAATGGATTACGTTAAAATAGACAGGAGGAATTGTGCAAACCTGTGGTTATGCAACTGTCCTAACCAACGCGGACATATACTTCCGCTGAGATTCCATCAGGGCGGTTGTTTCTCAATCGTTGTTCAATTTGTGGTATTCCGCGAGAGAATTCATGATTATTCATTCGTTAATTTTGATTGGTGATTTTTAAATGGCTAATTTGCTTATTCATATCGGTTACCCTAAAACTGGCACCTCTTGGTTGCAACATTTTCTCACGCAAAATGAAGATGAACTGCGTCCTGTAGGGATTGATTACCTGAAAACCGGCCGAGCAAGTGGTATCATAAATCATGTGCGTCTTGTCCGAGCGCTACAGGATGAATCAAAGGATATTGCCATCAAGACCTGGCATGCTGTTGCGGCAGAGGTGGCATTAAGTTCCGCTCCTTACTGCGTCATATCCGCTGAAGCCTTCGCAGAAGGCCTTAGTGAAGAGCATATAGGAATTATGTATGATTTAATTAAGGATATCGATGTCAAAATATTGGTTTATGTGCGGCCCCAGGCGCAAGCCATACAGTCCCGTTACCTACAGGCCATAAAAACAGGCTTTCGGCTTCCAGATTTCCCGACCTATGTGAACAGGCAAATTAGAAAAGGAATTTGGAACTATCAGGAGCGACTTGGGTTGTGGAGCAGTTTTGGAAAGGATAATTTGATCGTTCGTCCCTATATCCGTTCACTGTTACCGAAAGCAGATATTCTCGAGGATTTCAGAATCACGCTTGGTATACCAGATTACATATGGTCCACCATGTCCCTTCCTGAGGGCGCAAGTCAAAATCTTAGTATAGGACCGCGCAGTTTTGCGGCCCTTAAAAGGATTGTTTACGCATCGGACGGGATCTATCGTCCTTCGAAAATGGAAGTGGAAAAAGGGGATGAGAAAAATATTACTGA includes these proteins:
- a CDS encoding sulfotransferase domain-containing protein; the encoded protein is MHFESVYHITTHKCGSQWVRDILTSPEIHSVTGLIHASTTPRLDQGLMPDQENGYLYSPVYDLNALEWRGIGKNVGKGIVVLRDPRDVIVSLLYSHLYSHASSPRVDFNRRQLFDLPNLASRLKLLFRDNFYKIRFFLSWSNYASNDVYVVRYEDLIQNQQEVFSNIFEWLGWGLPLETVVAVVERHSFKRRSGRSPGETDLVSHFRRGLAGDWKNHFTRDLGELWEGLYPGFLVKVGYETRSDWWCHLPEEIGSTPENCPSREQEELEAQRRRIHILEAQTNEKEAVIQELAHICAERLALIEQLDIALKERKDVQ
- a CDS encoding glycosyltransferase, with translation MGAVSFSIDVNLVKALASVLPLDIFVETGTYEGDTVDLVRGLFREVFSVELSEKYVESARHRFKIFPNINILQGNSPSVLHELIPKLRQQSVLFFLDAHWCVAEHTAGQTSQCPLIEELNEIGYLNQDSVIIIDDARLFQCTPPFPHDVTQWPVFADVLGALRSLSQTHTLTIVNDYFVYFPVAISPVVEGYAREFGIDWLHVIQERERLASEREEVSQIRQDFGRVYKLIVGPVEYAKGYDDRSWTAIIQEIEKALLVKEQELIQNRFRAAHIQEIEKTVLAKEQELIQKDKVIQELSFAVSAYRICHPYLKPFSYTFRFAHGLTQLFIPRIGRLAHHPPIPLCPPAPYVSKYPLETLPRISLVTPSFMQGQFIERTIKSVLSQDYPNLEYFVEDGGSDDGSSEIIIRYADRLAGYRCGADKGQANAINMGFAKSKGEIMCWLNSDDMLLPGALAYVGEYFVQHPEVDVVYGNRILIDVDDREIGRWVLPPHNNQVLSYADFVPQETLFWRRSVWNKVGACLDESFRFALDWDLLLRFRESGSRMVRLRRFLGAFRIHDSQKTSAEIEETGFQEMQILRCRALGIDEIGQGVVHRAVAPYLLRHVFHDLAFRVEHRLGLLRTNGLR